The genomic DNA GGTCCGATGAATATTTATGAACATGAGAAATATCCCTGGCTTATCAAGGAGAAGAGATTCATTCGATCCGTTATTGACAGCAATATCCCTGTGCTTGGTATCTGTCTGGGTGCACAACTCATTTCTGATGTTCTGGGAGGGGCGGTTACCAGATTATCATACCCGGAATACGGATGGATTTCAGTTTCACGAACAACTCATGTAACAGAGAACCTCCCATTCTCATCAATAATCCCTTCTGATCTGATTGTCTTTCAGTGGCATCAGGATACGTTCTCAATCCCTCCCCGAGCAATCCATCTTTTCAAATCATATATCTGTCCAAATCAGGGATTTATCTATAACGATACTACTGTCGGTCTCCAGTTCCATCCTGAACTTGATGAATCTGATATCCGAATATTTCTGGAACTCGTGGAAAAAGATACCGAAATTACTCATCAGGATTATCCAAAAGACGACATAGTTCAGAATATATCTCATTATAAAAGAGGAAATGAATTTATTGATTCACTATTAACGTTCCTGTTAAACCGGAATAAAACCCAAATACCCCGGTAAATTCATCTTTTTGTATAGTTACGATCTATTCAAATCTTAAGAAAGACGAACAATGGTATGCTTGATCTTCTCTTTGAGACAGAGTGGTCTCCATATCTGGCCGGAGCAGGGATAGGTGTTCTGCTCTGGTGCTCATTCCTCTTCTCGAACAAACCCTTAGGGTGCAGTACTGCATTTAGCAGAACATCCGGAATGATAGAGAGTATTTTCTGCCCAGATAAGGTAAAAAACAAGGAGTACTACAAAATGTTTGCTCCTGAGATAGAATGGCAGTGGATGATGGTTTTTGGAATTATTCTTGGTGCATGTTTATCTTCGGTTCTTTCAGGTACATTACAGATCTCTTTTATTCCTCAAACATTTCAGGCTGCATTCGGAGATAATATTCTCCTGCGTTTTCTTATGGCTCTGGTGGGAGGTATTATGATGGGGCTTGGTGCCCGGTGGTCATGGGGATGCACAAGCGGCCATGGGATATCAGGAATGTCTCAGTTATCACTCGCAAGTCTGGTTGCAGTCATGGGTTTTTTTATTGCCGGTATCGGGACGGCTATGATACTCTATTCATGGTGAGGGCTGATTATGTTCACAAAATGTCATGCAAATGAGCGCCTTCAGTTAATACTCGGACTCCTCATTGGTATTGGGTTTGGTTTTTTTCTGCAGAAGGGCGGAGTGACCAACTATGATACCATCATCGGTCAGTTGCTTTTGACAGATTTTACCGTGGTAAAAGTGATGGTTTCTGCCATGATTGTTGGCATGATAGGAATTCATGTAATGAAAAGCCTCAATCTGATAGAGTTTCACACATTTAAGGGTTCAATTGGCTCCAGTGTTATTGGCGGATTACTATTCGGAATAGGATTTGGCCTTCTCGGATACTGTCCTGGCACTGTGGCCGGTGCGATAGGACAAGGGCAGATGGATGCCCTACTCGGAGGTGCAGTTGGAATTCTTATCGGAACCGGTCTGTTTGCACATTTCTATCCGGGCATAAATGATAAAATCCTATCAATCGGTCAGTTCCCGGTTGAGACCATTCCTGAATTAATTCATCTCCCGCGTTGGATGGTGGTGCTGGTATTTGTGGCAGGGCTGTCTGGTGTATTGTGGTATCTTCAGATACTGGGGTTGTAAGTACTTCCTCAACCAATAATTTTACAGCATCATGGTTGTAACGCCGCCAGAAAAACGTCAGATAAGACCCTGTTCTGTATGTGCATTCTTTGTGTTCACCACCGATACCGGGCTTGGAAGATGTAATCTGGGGAAGGATGAAAAGCAGGGATATGATAACCGTCGATGGGAACTTGATGAGTTACCAGATCTTTTACGATGGCCCTGCATGTATAATCTGACACCTGAAGAGATTGAGGTCTCGATGGATTCCTGGGTAAAAAGTCTGGTGCATGAATCACTCCGATTCAGGACATCAGTGCAGACCAGGCGATCAATATCATCCGGCCGGAGAAGAGGAAATCGTAAAATCTAACACATATTATTAATATCTATTCAATTCACGCACGATATCTGATAATTATCTGGTTTATCTTGATATATTGCAATAGGGAATCTCCAAAAGAGGAACAAAAAATATTGGATTTTTAGGAAATATATAATATGACTAAATATTAATCGTACTCACGCCAGGTATGGTTACACTTACTATTTGTACACCGAAAGAACCGGACCTCACTTTCATCAGCAGACCGAAGTTGCCGGAGCCACCAGAATGCTTCTCCATTCCCACAATTGGGACATTTTACAGCAATGGTGGGCAGGGTGCGGACCGATTCGGTATCATCGACGATAACTATCTCTTTCTCCTTTCTTTTATCGGTGATCTTCATCTTTGTCTCACCATGACCTTCTTTTTCCCAGCCGCAGGAGGTACAGATGAAAGAGCCTGCCTGATTTTTTAATAATTTGCCGCACTTCTCACAAAACATACACATAAGGTCTGACAAAGAAACATTTAAAACATACAGCAGCCTGACATACCAGAACGTTAGATAATACCAGTGAGAGAAGGATTATCTGATTATCATCCAGACAATATGGGAAATGTTTGAACTTCTTATTCCCATTTCCTGTCTGTTTTTCCTGTTCGCTCTGGTTCCGGGAAGACACCGGACCTATGCAGCCATCATTGCCTGGATAACAATCATTATCGTCTTTATCGGCGGTCTCCCGACGTGGATAGAGGATAGTAATATCCTATATCCGGTGATGGCTCTATTATCTATTCCTTTCCTCATCATTACTACACGGCTTCTTCTGAAGGGGAATGATGCCGTTATAAGGCTGACACGGGCTGCAGGGGTAGCATTTATTATTTATGCGCCATTCGCATTTATAGAAGAGATAGGAAAATACCTGATAGCAACCGTAGTCCACCACACATATCTTGTCCTCCAGCTTCTGGGGTACCCTGTATATCTTGTGTTGTGGAACACCTTTCAAAGTGGATTTTTCAGGGTTGAAATAATCCTCGCATGTACGGGTATTCAGGCTATCGCAATCATGCTTGGTGTCGCATCAGCAGTCCCTACAACCACCAGACAAAAGTGTCTTGCATTCCTCCTCATTGCTCCGGTCATCTATGTCCTGAATCTGTTTCGGAATGCTGGAGTTATCATCACATATACCAGCCAGTCTTTTTCATGGTTGCCGGACATTTCGGGGAATACAGAATATGGATACTCCAGTTTTTTCTGGGCACACAATATTTTTGCAGAGGGGGTTGCCCTGATATTCCTTATACTTCTTGCATACAGCCTTTTCAAGCTCATCCCTGCTCTTGGAGATTTTGCCGGAGATCTTGTCCAATCGTATGAAAAAGAGATTAAGAGTATCGTCGGTACAGATACACAATCCTCTGAAGTGCAGAGAGATTAGTACAGAGAGCAATTATCAGAACAGATATCCAGATAAAACCGGTAAGACCTCCAAGAACGAGCACCAGGACAGTTTCAGGTCTTCCAAAAAATCCGATTCCTTCCAAAGGATCATCAATCTTTCCTTCTTTTCGCTCAGTAAATCCAATCTCAGCATAGGTAACTGGTTTGATGAATGTGTTCATCATCGACCCGATAATGGCAACTGCCACAATACCAAAATCCCAGACTGGAGAGATCTTCAGAAATCCGGAGATAATGGGAATTCCTGAAAGACCTACCCCCAGAAGGACGATAGTATCCACATATTTATCTGCTATCCAATCAAAAACTGCCCCAAACCGTGTCTCCCTCCCGGTCATTCTGGCAACTGATCCATCGACGAGATCGAGAATAGCCGAACAGAACAGGAAAAGACTGCCGATAAAGTATGAATGTAAAATATAGGATACTGAGCAGATACAGCCGGTCAGAATTGATAATATCGTGATTATGTTGGGAGAAAGCCCGGCCCTTTTACATATTTCTGCTATCGGCTCGAGATACCTGATAAACCTGTACCGAAATGCAGTAATATTCATTCTTCGCTCAGTCGTTGATAATGATATGAGATATTTCTGCCGATGAACATGCCACCTTTGCACAGCTCCTGATGAACTTTCCTCTAAGAGATCGTGGATATCAGTTCAAATCTCACAGCATATATTAGTCCTGTTCCATCAAACATTACTGCTACATATGTCTGACCATATAAACCGCCCTTATGTTACCCTGGTATCAGAAGTGACAATTGATGGAAAACTCACAGTTACGAGGGGCGCTTCATCAAAGCTCCTGATGCAGTTTATGTCTCATGAGGCTGAAGTACTGCTCCATCAGATCCGGGCTGATTCTGATGCAATCATGGTCGGGGCAAATACCATCCGGATAGATAACTCATTTCTGACCGTCAGACATGTAGAAGGTAAAAATCCAATCCGGGTCATTCCGTCTTCAAAAGCAGATATATCTCCGGATGCAAATGTCCTCTCACCTGATGCACCAACCATTATCGCAGTATCTGCACGGGCAGATAAGGAAACGTGTACGATTCTGGCAGAAAAGGGTGCTTACATAGAGATCTGTGGAGATGAATTCGTGGATCTTCCTATTCTGATGCGCTTACTCTTTGAAAAATATTCCGTGCAATCCCTGATGATAGAAGGAGGGTCTACCCTGAATGGCAATATGTTCCAAAAAGGCTTAATCGACGAACTTCTGCTCATTCATCTTCCCTTCATTGCTGGAGGAGAGGATACGCCCTCACTGGTCACCGGCCTTCATCCCCGTGATGTATCAGATCTTCTGAAACTGGATCTCATTACTCACTTCATGGCTGGTGAAAACCTTATCACAAAATGGCGTGTGGTCAGATCCTGAAAGAGCATTCAGATCAAACCATATCCATTGGATCTGCTTTCATGAGTTCACGAAGGATAGTTGTAGCATACTGACCGGGAGGCAGAGAGAACCTGACAAGAAGATCTCCATCAATAATCTCATATGTCAGATCTGTTTTCATCAGCATGGGACGAAATGATCCGGCAAATTTTGTATCAAGAACAGATGATACCTTCTCAAACATCTGACTTGAAATACCCTTCTCTTCGAGAACAGTGTGGATATTTCTGTCATCAGGTCCGGCATCAGAAATATACGATCCTCCGGGGAGAACCAGTGCGAGGGCACATGTACCTCTTTTAAGCTGAACCTTCGCTGCATGGATGGTCGCCGGTGTGATTTTATCAGTCCTTCCATCAGGCCAGATAAGATAATCCCCAACTTCCGGTTCGAATAATGAATGACCATCCCGGATACGCATGCTCAACGTAGTATTAAAAATCCATGACTGCACCGCACTCACATACATAGAACGAAGGGTCCTGGGGAGTTGCAGGATGGCACCCAGGTAATCTCCCGGATAACGTACCAGATGATGTAGAACTGAACGTTCCAGTGATAACCGGGGAGGGAGAAGATGGAGACACCGGGCAGCATCTTCAGTTTCTAGATAACAAGCTCTTCCTTCCTGTTCATGATCCTCCATCTGCGAGCCTGGTTTTCCAATCATCACCCTGACGGCTTCCTGGTAATTCCCTTTCAGTATCTCAAATCCGATAAGGTGTGTGACCGGTCGTGAGACACCAAACCGCTGATAACCTACATAATTTGGTATACCTTCCTTGATCGATTTCTGAAAGCTTTCCAGGGAAGTTAATAACGATGAATCAGATATCTTCCTGATACGAATAGCAAAACTGTTACCTTGGAGATCTCCAAGTTTTATCGGATGTTGTGATGTTCCAAGGGCGGTCAAGGTAATATCGGGAATTGAAAGCCGTGCTATCTCTTCTGCCTTGATCTTATAAATCGAGATAAATTGTGTGGTAACAGCCCGTTTATCCTTCGTCCCTGCAAATCCAATCCGCTGATGACTGATCCCAAGTCCGGATGCTATCGCTTTTATTGCACGGTGTTGATCCCAGTTCCTCCGGTTCAGTGAACAGATAAGATACGGCCCGTCGGAATACGTATGGTCTGCAATTTCTTGAACTTCAAAATCATCAGGCAGATCTCTTAGTACTCCCCCGGTGCCGGGCGATTCAGTCAGATAGTAATGGAGACCAAGTTCCCTATCAATATCCCAGGGACTTTCCATCATAGTAATGAGAGGGATCCGGTAATTTTATCAAGGTCTTCACATTTCGCCGGTCCAAGACCAAGAGCGGTAATAGTGCCGGGTGGTATCTCCGTCATTCCCGCATCCTGAATGAGAACCGCTGCAATTCCTGCTGATTCTGCGAGGGTTTTCAGTTCAAATAATGTCTTTTGATCTGCTGCTTTCAGAACCACCTTTTTCTGGCCCTCATTCATCCATGCTTTTTTAAGTGTCAGCGAACTTTTTTCATATGCACCAATTGCCGCATGTCCTGCCTGAGCACATTTTTTCCCACAACTCATCTTCACATCATTACGAATGATAATACATTGCTTATATTTGAATTCAGGTTCTGTCGCCATCTGCCTTTAGACGTTGGTGTGACGAGTACAAAGGTCTGTTCTCCGGTGAGTTGATTGCCGGTTATGAAGAGTACTATACCAGCACATGAACCGGACATATGATGTTGCCATTGTAGGTGGAGGGCCGGTGGGATCCACAGCCGCCCGAATTTGCGCAAAATCAGGTCTTAAAACGTTACTTATCGAAGAACAGGCACATTTCGGATATCCTGTACAATGTGCCGGTCTGCTCTCTGATAGTGCTTTTCGGGAATGCGAAGTCTCCTGCTCATCTGTCCTCAATACCGTCTCTGGTGCGGATGTGCACGCGGGAGAAGCAACCTGCTCATTTGATGCCGGTAGAACTATGGCATATGTGGTTGACCGGGGAGCACTGGATCATGAGATGGGAAAAGCAGCAGCTGATGCCGGTGCTGATATCCAATTGAAGACGATAGCATCAGGTATTTCGCGCACATCTGGAATTCTACATCTAAAAGGAGTCAATGGACCAGAGGATGTTTCGTATTCGATGCTCATCGCCGCAGATGGCCCCCGGAGTTCAATTAGCCGGATGGTTGGGATACCCCGTGCCCCGGTATATCTTTCTGGTCTGCAATGTGATGTGCACCATGCTCTTCCCCCCGACCATGTGCAGATATATCCAAATGCATCTCCTGAATTTTTCGGATGGATGATCCCCTTGCATCCGGATCAAACACGGATAGGTCTTTGTGGAATTCATCACGTGAAGGAACGCTTTTCTGAATTTATAAAACCCTTTCAAAACAAGGCCACCCACTTCGTAAGCGGGACTATCCCTCTTGGTACTTTGACAAGATCCTATGATGATCGGATACTTATTGCAGGAGATGCGGCAGCAATGGCAAAACCTACCTCAGGTGGCGGAGTATATACCGGTATCCGGGCAGCCCGTCACGCGGCAGAGGTGGCGATCCGGTGTATTGAAATGGATGACTTCAGCCCGAAGGCCATGGCATCGTATGAACATGCCTGGAAAGCTGATTTTGGTCATGAGATTTTGAGGGGTTTTCACTTCTTTCAAATTCGGCAGAAGATCTCTGAAAAAGATATGGAATCTCTGATAAGAACCTTGTCACATCCGAATTTGCAGGAAGTTATCACCAGAAAGGGAGATATGGATCGTCCATCAGGCCTTATCAAAGCACTTCTCTCCCATCCCCGTATGATTCCTGCATACTATCTTATGGGGAAAGCCTTCGCCAGATCAAAACTATAAATATGTAACCTTCATACCTTTGTTTCTCAATAATTAGGGGTATGGCAACCAATACACCCTCCAGCAGATTCGGACGTGGCTTTATCGTAAATATTACACACCTGAAGGTGAAATTTTCTCTTCCGGCAGAACAGGCCTGGTATGGTGCCCAGGATTATCTGACTGAACTTAAAGTTCCTGCACAATTCAAAGGGACTGAAGTCGAACAATTGACAGAGATGCTCCGTCAAAAGGTTGTCTGGCATCAGGCCGGTGGACCGGTTGACAAAGAAATGTATACTGATGTCAGAAGAATTCTGAACAGGCTTATTGTAGCGATAGACAGAGAACTTGGGATATCAGATGCAGATATCGGACAATACCATGCATGAGTTTTTTAAAATCCAATTAAACTTCGTACAGTACTGATAACCCCACCTATGGTATCTCCATTTTTAAACTGAACATTTGCAAGAGCATCGTAGAGTTCAGATTTTTCCCCACCAGTCTCCAGTCCCTTCTGCAGGGCTGATAATGCATCTTCTCTCTGACCATAAAATGAGAATATAAGTCCTTTATAGAGATATCCGCGGGTATACCCGGGTTCCAGCTCAAGCGCCTTATTAATATATTTCATTGCCTCCAGATAATCTCCGAGTAATCCCGTGGTATACCCATATGAAGAGAGCACCTCCGGATCATTTGGAAGAAGATCCAAAGCCCGTTTATAGGAATCCCTGGCACTTTCTATCCGTTTGATCTTTATCGCAGAGTCACCTTTCTTCTTCCAGCCTTCTCCATAATCAGGAGTGATGGCCAGAATCTGATCATAGAGATCTATCGTCTCCTGGTATCGCTTAATCTTATAATTGATTACCGTTGTTCGTTCCCATATCCCGGTAAACCGGACATTGCTTGCAATAGCAACATAATAAGAGTCCATTGGCTGCATATCCTTCGTTATCCGGGTTTTTTTAGATCCCTGATAATACCAGAGATCATTCTTTGCAAGGGCGTTAAACCCGCCATCAAAGGAGTAAAAAGCTTCTTTCCAGTTACGGTTATGATATTGTGCCTCTCCCGATACAAACCAGGCAGGCACACAGGTAAGATCCATGTTTCTCGCAGTCTTTGCAACTCCCAATGCCCCGTTATAATCACCTTTCTGAAGATATGAATATCCTTTATTTGCATAGAACTCCGGTTCATCAGGTTTTAATGAAATAGCTTTATCAAATGCAGAATTAGCCTTATCATATTCCTTCATGTTAAAATAGGTGACACCCATGTTGTTCCATGCCGCCGCGTAACCAGAGTTCAGATTGGTGGCCTTTTGAAATGCCTGAATCGCCTCGGTAAATTTACCGGTCCGTGAAAGTGCCACACCCTGAACATTATACTGAATCGGATCATCAGGATTTAATGTAACAACATTCTGAAATGCTTCAACGGCCTTATCAGGCTGATTCAGATATCCCCAGGAACTACCGATGATATGCCAGGCAAAACTACAGGTTGGATCTATCTTCAGGCATTGTTCAGATGTATTAATTGCTTCAGGGTATTTTTCTTCATTATAATATATGAGTGCACGATACTGAAGTGCGGTCAGATTCTGTGGATTTAGTGAGAGGACATAATCATTCTCTTTGATGAGATCCTCTAAGGTAATGGTATCAACAGTCTGATTTGTATCTTCTCCGCTGG from Methanospirillum hungatei JF-1 includes the following:
- a CDS encoding YeeE/YedE thiosulfate transporter family protein, with amino-acid sequence MFTKCHANERLQLILGLLIGIGFGFFLQKGGVTNYDTIIGQLLLTDFTVVKVMVSAMIVGMIGIHVMKSLNLIEFHTFKGSIGSSVIGGLLFGIGFGLLGYCPGTVAGAIGQGQMDALLGGAVGILIGTGLFAHFYPGINDKILSIGQFPVETIPELIHLPRWMVVLVFVAGLSGVLWYLQILGL
- the truD gene encoding tRNA pseudouridine(13) synthase TruD yields the protein MMESPWDIDRELGLHYYLTESPGTGGVLRDLPDDFEVQEIADHTYSDGPYLICSLNRRNWDQHRAIKAIASGLGISHQRIGFAGTKDKRAVTTQFISIYKIKAEEIARLSIPDITLTALGTSQHPIKLGDLQGNSFAIRIRKISDSSLLTSLESFQKSIKEGIPNYVGYQRFGVSRPVTHLIGFEILKGNYQEAVRVMIGKPGSQMEDHEQEGRACYLETEDAARCLHLLPPRLSLERSVLHHLVRYPGDYLGAILQLPRTLRSMYVSAVQSWIFNTTLSMRIRDGHSLFEPEVGDYLIWPDGRTDKITPATIHAAKVQLKRGTCALALVLPGGSYISDAGPDDRNIHTVLEEKGISSQMFEKVSSVLDTKFAGSFRPMLMKTDLTYEIIDGDLLVRFSLPPGQYATTILRELMKADPMDMV
- the pth2 gene encoding peptidyl-tRNA hydrolase Pth2, whose amino-acid sequence is MATEPEFKYKQCIIIRNDVKMSCGKKCAQAGHAAIGAYEKSSLTLKKAWMNEGQKKVVLKAADQKTLFELKTLAESAGIAAVLIQDAGMTEIPPGTITALGLGPAKCEDLDKITGSLSLL
- a CDS encoding type 1 glutamine amidotransferase, coding for MNIPSSSHCNAGNQSAFALEHAPYEQPCYISKWLHHQSIPVKDVNLWNGDDLPEVEEVSFLIIMGGPMNIYEHEKYPWLIKEKRFIRSVIDSNIPVLGICLGAQLISDVLGGAVTRLSYPEYGWISVSRTTHVTENLPFSSIIPSDLIVFQWHQDTFSIPPRAIHLFKSYICPNQGFIYNDTTVGLQFHPELDESDIRIFLELVEKDTEITHQDYPKDDIVQNISHYKRGNEFIDSLLTFLLNRNKTQIPR
- a CDS encoding transcription factor S is translated as MCMFCEKCGKLLKNQAGSFICTSCGWEKEGHGETKMKITDKRKEKEIVIVDDTESVRTLPTIAVKCPNCGNGEAFWWLRQLRSADESEVRFFRCTNSKCNHTWREYD
- a CDS encoding CDP-alcohol phosphatidyltransferase family protein, which gives rise to MNITAFRYRFIRYLEPIAEICKRAGLSPNIITILSILTGCICSVSYILHSYFIGSLFLFCSAILDLVDGSVARMTGRETRFGAVFDWIADKYVDTIVLLGVGLSGIPIISGFLKISPVWDFGIVAVAIIGSMMNTFIKPVTYAEIGFTERKEGKIDDPLEGIGFFGRPETVLVLVLGGLTGFIWISVLIIALCTNLSALQRIVYLYRRYS
- a CDS encoding RibD family protein, which translates into the protein MSDHINRPYVTLVSEVTIDGKLTVTRGASSKLLMQFMSHEAEVLLHQIRADSDAIMVGANTIRIDNSFLTVRHVEGKNPIRVIPSSKADISPDANVLSPDAPTIIAVSARADKETCTILAEKGAYIEICGDEFVDLPILMRLLFEKYSVQSLMIEGGSTLNGNMFQKGLIDELLLIHLPFIAGGEDTPSLVTGLHPRDVSDLLKLDLITHFMAGENLITKWRVVRS
- a CDS encoding tetratricopeptide repeat protein — encoded protein: MRKILPVLIIILFIAFASGEDTNQTVDTITLEDLIKENDYVLSLNPQNLTALQYRALIYYNEEKYPEAINTSEQCLKIDPTCSFAWHIIGSSWGYLNQPDKAVEAFQNVVTLNPDDPIQYNVQGVALSRTGKFTEAIQAFQKATNLNSGYAAAWNNMGVTYFNMKEYDKANSAFDKAISLKPDEPEFYANKGYSYLQKGDYNGALGVAKTARNMDLTCVPAWFVSGEAQYHNRNWKEAFYSFDGGFNALAKNDLWYYQGSKKTRITKDMQPMDSYYVAIASNVRFTGIWERTTVINYKIKRYQETIDLYDQILAITPDYGEGWKKKGDSAIKIKRIESARDSYKRALDLLPNDPEVLSSYGYTTGLLGDYLEAMKYINKALELEPGYTRGYLYKGLIFSFYGQREDALSALQKGLETGGEKSELYDALANVQFKNGDTIGGVISTVRSLIGF
- the artA gene encoding archaeosortase A, with amino-acid sequence MFELLIPISCLFFLFALVPGRHRTYAAIIAWITIIIVFIGGLPTWIEDSNILYPVMALLSIPFLIITTRLLLKGNDAVIRLTRAAGVAFIIYAPFAFIEEIGKYLIATVVHHTYLVLQLLGYPVYLVLWNTFQSGFFRVEIILACTGIQAIAIMLGVASAVPTTTRQKCLAFLLIAPVIYVLNLFRNAGVIITYTSQSFSWLPDISGNTEYGYSSFFWAHNIFAEGVALIFLILLAYSLFKLIPALGDFAGDLVQSYEKEIKSIVGTDTQSSEVQRD
- a CDS encoding NAD(P)/FAD-dependent oxidoreductase, whose product is MNRTYDVAIVGGGPVGSTAARICAKSGLKTLLIEEQAHFGYPVQCAGLLSDSAFRECEVSCSSVLNTVSGADVHAGEATCSFDAGRTMAYVVDRGALDHEMGKAAADAGADIQLKTIASGISRTSGILHLKGVNGPEDVSYSMLIAADGPRSSISRMVGIPRAPVYLSGLQCDVHHALPPDHVQIYPNASPEFFGWMIPLHPDQTRIGLCGIHHVKERFSEFIKPFQNKATHFVSGTIPLGTLTRSYDDRILIAGDAAAMAKPTSGGGVYTGIRAARHAAEVAIRCIEMDDFSPKAMASYEHAWKADFGHEILRGFHFFQIRQKISEKDMESLIRTLSHPNLQEVITRKGDMDRPSGLIKALLSHPRMIPAYYLMGKAFARSKL
- a CDS encoding YeeE/YedE thiosulfate transporter family protein gives rise to the protein MLDLLFETEWSPYLAGAGIGVLLWCSFLFSNKPLGCSTAFSRTSGMIESIFCPDKVKNKEYYKMFAPEIEWQWMMVFGIILGACLSSVLSGTLQISFIPQTFQAAFGDNILLRFLMALVGGIMMGLGARWSWGCTSGHGISGMSQLSLASLVAVMGFFIAGIGTAMILYSW